A DNA window from Rhineura floridana isolate rRhiFlo1 chromosome 11, rRhiFlo1.hap2, whole genome shotgun sequence contains the following coding sequences:
- the LOC133366412 gene encoding olfactory receptor 5V1-like, translating into MDMENQTELTEFILLGFSTLEDSYILLFGGFLIIYLFTVLWNTFIIIIAILDQRLRTPMYFFLGNLSFLDICYTTTTIPQMLDHLLSHKSNITYMGCVLQLYFFFSFLGVECLLLAVMAFDRYVAICNPLRYTLIINKNICLQLASACWTGGFLNSVIHTVYAFRLPFCGDNRIDAFYCDIPPLLKLSCGDISLNQMLLLYIGLLMAWTPLVSILLSYAYIISTVLKIQSSEGRQKAFSTYSSHLTVVHLYYGSAIFTYSRPMSIHSSVNTKLIPLMYSILTPVLNPIIYTLCNKDVKQAWQSMMGKL; encoded by the coding sequence ATGGACATGGAAAACCAaactgagttgacagagttcattCTTCTGGGCTTTTCAACTCTAGAGGATAGCTATATTTTACTTTTTGGAGGGTTTCTAATCATCTATCTGTTCACTGTACTGTGGAACACCTTTATCATTATCATAGCTATATTGGACCAGAGGCTCAGAACCCCCATGTATTTCTTCCTGGGGAATCTCTCCTTTCTTGACATCTgctacaccaccaccaccatcccccaaatGCTGGATCATCTCCTCTCCCACAAAAGCAACATCACTTACATGGGCTGTGTGTTACAGCTTtattttttcttctcctttttggGTGTAGAATGTCTCCTTCTGGCAGTGATGGCGTTTGACCGCTACGTTGCCATCTGCAACCCTCTGCGTTACACACTAATTATCAACAAAAATATCTGTCTCCAATTGGCCTCAGCCTGCTGGACTGGTGGTTTCCTTAACTCTGTCATACACACTGTCTATGCATTCCGGCTACCTTTCTGTGGAGATAATCGAATTGATGCTTTCTACTGTGACATTCCACCTCTGCTGAAGCTGTCATGTGGGGACATCTCCCTCAACCAGATGCTCTTACTGTATATTGGCTTGCTCATGGCTTGGACACCTTTAGTAAGCATCCTTCTATCTTACGCTTACATCATTTCAACTGTTTTGAAAATACAATCCTCGGAAGGAAGGCAAAAGGCTTTCTCCACCTACTCTTCTCATCTCACAGTGGTTCATCTATACTATGGTAGTGCCATCTTCACCTACTCAAGACCCATGTCCATTCATTCATCAGTTAACACAAAGCTAATCCCCCTGATGTACAGTATCTTGACTCCAGTGTTAAATCCTATTATCTACACCTTGTGCAACAAGGATGTGAAACAAGCTTGGCAAAGCATGATGGGGAAATTATAA